The window TTTTGAAAATGTGCATCGTTTTCGGACAGGAAACGAGTACTCAAAAACGAATTGTAATTGATGTTGGACACGGTGGAAAAGATTCGGGTGCAATCGGTATAAATGGCATCCAAGAAAAGGATGTTGCGCTCAAGATTGCAAGTGCAATTTTAAAGCTAAATATTAAATTAGATAAGCCTTTGGACATTTATTTGACAAGGTACACCGATAACCTCATTTCTTTATCGGATAGAACGAAGTTGGCCAAAGTCCTTAAAGCTGATTTGTTTGTGTCCTTGCATTGCAATCATTCGGATAATCCAAATGCGCGAGGGATTGAAGTTTATGTGGCAGGTGCAACATCCAAATATTCTAATGATGCCACTTGGCTTGCATTTCAGCTACAAGCTGCACTAAATAAAAAATTGGGATATGAAAGTAGAGGTGTAAAGTTTGCCAACTTTCAAGTGCTTCGGGAAACTATTAATGATTGTCCCTCGCTTCTTTTGGAATTGGGATTTTTGAGTAATGAGGATGAAGGCAAGTATATTTCAGATTCCAATAACATCCAAAGTATCGCATTGACAGTTTTGCAATCCCTTCAAGATTAATAGTATTATGAAAGACATTTTTTTAGAATTGACAAAGAGCCTGAAAGCCATTGTAGTACAATTTATTTCTGAAGTGATTCTGTTGTATAAATCGTTCAGAAGTTAAATCATTAAAGCATAGCATCAGCGGTTATAGTTGATACAACTATACTTAGAACTATGATAAAACAATATTTATATTTAAGTATTTGCTTAAATACGTAATTAATTATACCTTTGTTCGTCTAAATAGTTATTATGAAAATGGAAATTTCTTGTACGAGAGCTGAAGCTGACCATAAGCAGTTGCTAAACTGCAAAACTGTCATTGATGGTATGACCAATGATTTTAGTAAAATAACAAAACTACTGTCCATTTCAGGTAATGAGGTACGTTTAAAAATTCTATTCCTCTTAAATATGGAAAAAGAACTGTGCCCTTGTGATTTATCCGACATTTTAGGTATGAGTGTTCCCGCGGTTTCACAGCATATACGAAAAATGAAAGATGCAGATATTATAAGCTCAAGGCGAGAAGGGCAAACCTTATACTATTCATTGAACGAAGATGAGACGGATATTCTGGATAGTATTTTTAAGTCAATTAAATTAAAAAGAAAAACAGCATAAATTTTTAATAATGAGTACCGTAAAAACATCGAAAAATGCAGCTTATACAGGTTTGTTTGCTGCTGTAGCTGCATCATCTTGTTGCATACCACCAGTTATTGCATTAATAGCTGGCGTTGGGGGAAGTGCATCCGCTTTATCTTGGATGGACCCCTTTAGACCCTATTTAATTGGTATAGCTGTCATAGCAATTGGTTATGCGTGGTATGATTATCTAAAACCGAAAAAAGCAGAGGATTGTTGTGAAGTAGATGCAAAGCCAAAGTGGTTTCAAACTAAAGGTTTTTTAATTGGTATTACGCTATTTGCGGCTATATCCATAAGTTTTCCATATTACGCTCACACTTTTTATCCGGATAACAAGAAAGAAGTGGTTATAGTCAATCAATCCAATATCCATACGGTAAATTTTGATATCAAAGGGATGACTTGTGCAGGTTGTGAAGAGCACGTCAACCACGAAGTAAACAAGCTCGACGGAATTGTTGCCTCAAAAGTTTCCTACGAAAATGGGAATGCCATCATTGAATTTGACCAAACCAAAACGAATGAAACGGAAATCGAGAACGCAATTAACTCAACAGGCTATAAGGTAACCGACAAAAAGGAAAACTAATGGAAACTATATTAAAATCTGAAATTACCTGCCCCAACTGCGGAAATAAGAAAGTAGAAAATATGCCAACAAACGCCTGTCAATTCTTTTACAAGTGTGAGAACTGTAAAACGGTTCTAAAACCAAACGAAGGGGATTGTTGCGTTTATTGCTCTTATGGATCTGTACCTTGTCCACCGATACAGGAAAATAAAAGTTGTTGTTAATAAAAGTGTGATAATTTAACCCTTTTGAAAATGAAAACAGAACCACATAAATTACCATCTGACTTGATTTCAGATATAAAAACCAGACTAAAAACATTAAGCGGTCAGATAAATGGAATCGTAAAAATGCTTGATGAAGGAAAAGACCCTGAACAAGTTAATATTCAATTTAAATCCATAGATAAAGGAATTCAAAAGGCACAGTACTTACTGTTGGATGAAGTGTATCGTAAGGCACTCGCCATTGGAATCGTAAAGGCAGTTGACTCTTGTCCTGGAAATTGTGGCAATGAAGATAAAATTGAATATTTAAAACGTGAATTTCCTAACTTGGAATTGTCTGACTTGACAGATAAACTGAAAGAAATCCAAACTATAGAAAACAGGTTAAAAGACTACAACGAAAAAAAAGATTAAAAAAAATTAGGTTACCCCCTACCTGCCGTGCTCATCTTTGTTCCATTATTAATTTAAACTTCAAAATAAGATGAAACGACAAATTGAAATTTTTACGGCAGTATGCCCAGTATGCGAGCCCGTGGTACAATTGGTAAAAGAGACAGCTGGAAAAGACTGCGAAATCACACTTCATAATCTATCCGAGCAATGCGAAAGTAAAATCTGTATTTCAAAAATGAAGGAATATGGAGTTAAAAGAGTTCCTGCAATTGCTGTTAACGGAAAACTATTAGACTGCTGTACAAACATCGAAATAACAAAAGATGATTTGACTAATGCAGGAATAGGAAGCTGTTAGGTATGGCCATCGTTAAATTGAACAAAAAAGCATCTTTGGGAACTGCTGTATTTTCAGCAGTTTCTTTAAAGCTTTGCTGTTGGGGACCTCTACTGTTGACAGGAGTTGCAGGTATGAGTGGTAGCTCGGTGTATTTCTCTTGGCTCATTGCCTTAAAACCTTATTTGTTGGCAATTGCTTTTTTGTCATTGGGAGTTGCTTTTTATCAAGTCTATAAAAAGAATAAGCTTGGTTGCGGCAACTGTGAAACTGATAAACCATCATTTTTTAAATCAAAAATCTATGTTTGGCTGGTTGCTGTGTTTGTGGTTACAATGACATTGGTTTCATATTACCCCCAAATATTTAATCAAACAGAAGGGAATGAAGTAGTGATTGCAAACCAAAGAGACATTCAATCTGTAAAGTTAGATATTGAAGGAATGGTATGTCAAAGCTGTGAAACAAACATAAATAATGCTGTGAATAAAATTGATGGTGTAATACAAATCAAAACATCCTTTGAAAAAGGTGTTTCAGTAATTGAATTTGATTCGAGCAAAACTAACATCAATAACATAAAGGAAGTGATTTTATCAAAGGGATATGTAATCAAAAAAAAGTAAAAATGAATAGACTGATAATGATATTAATAGGTGTACTTGCAACAACATCGGTATTTGCCCAAGGTCCACCAATTTATACGGAAACACCAATTTTACTGGGTCTGGATGGCGGAGGAATGAGAACTTTTGGCAGGTTTATAGTAAAAGAAAATGCAACAGTTTATGTTCAACCTTTAGCAATACCTTATAATTTAGGAAGCAAAACTCAAATAGGAATTGCAGGAAGATTTATAAATATTAATGCTGATAATTTTGAATCTGTTTCTGGTTTTGGCGACCTTACTTTCTTCCTCAAACAGCAGCTTTATCAAAAAGATGGAAAAGCCAAGACATTTAGAATTATAGCAAAATTAGACCAAGTGTTTCCTACAGGAAAAACAAACAGTACACCATCAATTGGAAGTGATTCTTGGCAGTCACAATTAAGTTTAGTAACGGGTTATGTAACCTTAAAATATGGCATTTACGGTCAGGTTGGTTATAATATAACGTCAAATGGATTACCAGATAATTTGATTTACAATGCTGCTTTTGTTTATCCGCTTTTACCACAAAAATATCCACCAAATCAACTGAACTTGAATATTGGAATTAATGGAAATTTTTTTACTGATGTAAATGGTAATACTGTTTTGGCTTCGGGTGGAATACAATGGATTACCAGTAAAACAGCATTGTTTGAAGCTGGTCTACAAATTCCAATAGTTGAAGAAGTACCTGAAGCTCAAAAAACAAACTATGTATTAACTCTTGGTACACGAATATTAATTTTTTAAAACCTTTATTATGAAAACCTTATTAAGAACAGGAATAATTACACTATTTGCATTCGCGACTTTTTTATTGTCTACTACAAATGTAAATGCACAGTCTAAAAGCGAAACAGACAAGACCTATATTAAAATAGAAGTTGACGGGCTTTCCTGTCCTTTTTGCGCCTATGGTTTAGAAAAAAAACTTGTGCAAGCAGGGTCTAAAGATGTGCTTATCGAATTAGAAGAAGGCGAAGCAACGATGAGTGTTTCAAAAGACCAACAACCAACTGAAGAAGAATTACAGAAAATCGTTAAAGACGCTGGTTTTACCCCTAAAGAAATAACTTTTTCTTCAACACCATTTAAGATGAAAAAAGATGAAAAATAAAGTTGTATTCATACTAATAGCAGCTTTTTTAGGAACGATATTTCTTTTTTCTTGTAGAGGAAAGCAAGAACAAAAGACAGAAATTGGTGCGCAGTGGAAATTTGTAAAGAGTATCGATTTAAATAACGTTAACCCTATAGGTATTGTGGCGCAGGAAAATTTCTTGTGGCTTTCAGATGTGGACAATAACCGTATCGTAAAAATTGACCTTGATGGAAAAATCATTGAGTCATTTGATGGTTTTCAACGTCCAATGCACATCGCGATTCAAAAAGACAAAATCTATATTCCCGAATACACATCAGACAGCTTAAAAATTCTTGAAGATGGAAAGGTTTCAACCTATAAACTAAAGGAAAAGCCAGATGCTATTGCTGGTGTGAGCATTGATGGAAAAACTGCTGCCGTTGCTGATTTTTATAATAATCGAATCATTTTACAGCAAGATGATAAAGTAACGGTTATAGGAAAGGAAGGTCATAACGATGGCGAATTATACTATCCAACTGATATACAAATAAGCAATGATTTAATCTACGTTGCAGATGCTTATAACAATCGTGTTCAAGTCTTTGATTTAAAAGGGAACTACGTTAGAATGATTGGATGGAAAGAAGGCATTAAGGTCGCAACAGGTGTAAAAGTAACAGGTTCACAAGTTCTTGTTGCCGATTTTGAAGGTAACCGAGTTTTGGTTTACGATTTAAACGGTAAACTTTTACAAATTCTTACTGAGAAATTCAATCACCCAACAGATATTGAAACTGCCAATGATAAAATGTATGTTGTAAATTATAAAGGAAGTTCAATTTCAGTCTTTGATAAATAATTTGCCTATTAAAATATAATCTATTTATTTCCGCTTATCCCCAGCCTTTGTATCAAAAGCAATCAAATTAAAGAGCTCTCGCATTCTACTTCGGACACGGTTACCATAACGCACTTCCAATTCTTCGGCATTAAGGTTGGTCGTGGCGTGGGTCTTAACTTTGCGTTTCGTGTCAAGATAGAGTTCATATCGAGATAAGAGCACTTCGCCCATCACATTCAGATCCTTTCCGTAGAACCTACCAGAAGGTTCCACGCCTAAATCGTCAAAACAATAGAATTTGGTGTTACCATATTCCTCAACTGTTTTAAATCCTAAATGGTTGAAGCTAAATGTTACGTTGCGGCAGGGAATCATTTCATAAGGGCGTTGCAAGGGAACCAAATGGCGTAATAATTTCATCAAACTGGTCTTTCCACAACCTACCGGTCCAGAAAGTAAAATGCCTTTGTCAATATCAATTCCGTAGGTATTACAATTTTCCTTGTCCTTGATGAAGTAAGAACAGAGCTTCAGTAGAATATCCTTATCCTCATCGTAAATTCTAAACTTTTTACCAAACAATAGTTTGCCTTTGGCATTCAGGTAAATCAGAATTTTTGGAAAATCGTATAGGACGCTTTTGCCATCAAATTTTCCCAGCGAATATTCCACGCCACCTTCGATAATTTTAGAGGGGTTGTCCATAGTCTTTGTTTTTAGTGGTTCGCAAGTTGTCCTTGATTTGGGACACTTCTTTTTTGTTTGATTTGTTTTCTTCTTCGAAAAGCTCAGTTCTATCCATCCAGTTTGTGGCCAATGAGCGCCAATCCCGTATCGGTTTTCCGTCGCTCGTTTTCCATTCTCTGTCTGCGTAATAGGCGTAGAATTTTTTTCCTTCATCAGCATCAAAACCTTTTTCTTCAAAAAATAAAATAACGGCCTGCCTGCCCTTTGGCTGTTTTATATTGTTTTCTTGTTTGTTATTGTTTGTATTAGATACCAATACTTGTCCATCTATGGGACGGTGTTGGTACACAACTTGTCCGTTTTTGGGATGGTGGTGTCCCTCAAGCGGTACACCTCTGGGGTGGTACTGTTCCGCAAGCTGTTCTAAAATGGGATTGTACTGTCCCACAACTGGTTCATCACTTGTCCCAATAATGGCCATCTTGATTTTGCTGCCTTTGTATGGATTGTTTGATGGGAAATAGGATAGGTACTGCCAAGAATCTAATTCCACAATGCATCTATGGTATGTTGATTTTGAACCAATCTTGGCAACGCGCATCAGTTCCCTTCGGTTTACATAGAATTCGTTCATAAACCGAGAGCTGTTCCATTCTTGGAACAGCGCCATATACAAACTGATATGGGTAGGATTTAGGCGGTCATCAAAATAGAAGGTTGAAAAAGCCGCATTAAGTAGCTTTATATAGTTCATCGCTTAAGAATTTAGACCGTGATGCACACGGTTGGCATCCATCACTTTTTGTATTTCCTCTGTATCGTAATAGATAATCCCACCTACTTTGGTATAAGGCAAGGTGCCATTAATACGAAGATTTTGCAAAGTGCCCGGACTGACTTGCAATAAGTCCATAACCTCAGAAGATTTGAGGTATTTTTTTAGTTTCCCGCTGGCTTGTCTGGTAAGTAGTTTTTTGATGTCATCGAGCAATTCCATTTTGAATTCCCGAAGGTCGTCTGTGGTAATAATACTTGTCGGCATAATAGAACGGTTTTAATAGAAAGGGACTATCTGGGTTCATACTTTTAATTGATAGCCCCTGACCTGATTTAGCTCACGCACTAAAATATTTTAATAAATAAGTGTTCGTGAATCTGTCGATTTGACTTTCGTTCTACAAATTTGAATAGATTTATTGAATTTTATTCCCAAGTTGCACCCAAGTTGGGTGATTTTATATGCTCATTTTCAATGGTTTAAATTGGTTTGATTTAGGGGTCGTTCTTTAAATCATCTATGTCAAATGATGATAACTAAAATTAATTTTATTTTTTCCCAAGTCATACCCAAGTAGGGTAAAAATTTAACATTCTCTACGAAAGAAGATTACCCGTCCGTTTCTTCCATTCGCCTTAACAATGT of the Nonlabens marinus S1-08 genome contains:
- a CDS encoding N-acetylmuramoyl-L-alanine amidase family protein, translated to MKKVLKNVSFVFLLLKMCIVFGQETSTQKRIVIDVGHGGKDSGAIGINGIQEKDVALKIASAILKLNIKLDKPLDIYLTRYTDNLISLSDRTKLAKVLKADLFVSLHCNHSDNPNARGIEVYVAGATSKYSNDATWLAFQLQAALNKKLGYESRGVKFANFQVLRETINDCPSLLLELGFLSNEDEGKYISDSNNIQSIALTVLQSLQD
- a CDS encoding ArsR/SmtB family transcription factor, whose protein sequence is MKMEISCTRAEADHKQLLNCKTVIDGMTNDFSKITKLLSISGNEVRLKILFLLNMEKELCPCDLSDILGMSVPAVSQHIRKMKDADIISSRREGQTLYYSLNEDETDILDSIFKSIKLKRKTA
- the merTP gene encoding mercuric transport protein MerTP codes for the protein MSTVKTSKNAAYTGLFAAVAASSCCIPPVIALIAGVGGSASALSWMDPFRPYLIGIAVIAIGYAWYDYLKPKKAEDCCEVDAKPKWFQTKGFLIGITLFAAISISFPYYAHTFYPDNKKEVVIVNQSNIHTVNFDIKGMTCAGCEEHVNHEVNKLDGIVASKVSYENGNAIIEFDQTKTNETEIENAINSTGYKVTDKKEN
- a CDS encoding GDCCVxC domain-containing (seleno)protein, whose amino-acid sequence is METILKSEITCPNCGNKKVENMPTNACQFFYKCENCKTVLKPNEGDCCVYCSYGSVPCPPIQENKSCC
- a CDS encoding metal-sensing transcriptional repressor; this translates as MKTEPHKLPSDLISDIKTRLKTLSGQINGIVKMLDEGKDPEQVNIQFKSIDKGIQKAQYLLLDEVYRKALAIGIVKAVDSCPGNCGNEDKIEYLKREFPNLELSDLTDKLKEIQTIENRLKDYNEKKD
- a CDS encoding thioredoxin family protein, giving the protein MKRQIEIFTAVCPVCEPVVQLVKETAGKDCEITLHNLSEQCESKICISKMKEYGVKRVPAIAVNGKLLDCCTNIEITKDDLTNAGIGSC
- a CDS encoding cation transporter → MAIVKLNKKASLGTAVFSAVSLKLCCWGPLLLTGVAGMSGSSVYFSWLIALKPYLLAIAFLSLGVAFYQVYKKNKLGCGNCETDKPSFFKSKIYVWLVAVFVVTMTLVSYYPQIFNQTEGNEVVIANQRDIQSVKLDIEGMVCQSCETNINNAVNKIDGVIQIKTSFEKGVSVIEFDSSKTNINNIKEVILSKGYVIKKK
- a CDS encoding transporter; the encoded protein is MNRLIMILIGVLATTSVFAQGPPIYTETPILLGLDGGGMRTFGRFIVKENATVYVQPLAIPYNLGSKTQIGIAGRFININADNFESVSGFGDLTFFLKQQLYQKDGKAKTFRIIAKLDQVFPTGKTNSTPSIGSDSWQSQLSLVTGYVTLKYGIYGQVGYNITSNGLPDNLIYNAAFVYPLLPQKYPPNQLNLNIGINGNFFTDVNGNTVLASGGIQWITSKTALFEAGLQIPIVEEVPEAQKTNYVLTLGTRILIF
- a CDS encoding heavy-metal-associated domain-containing protein, giving the protein MKTLLRTGIITLFAFATFLLSTTNVNAQSKSETDKTYIKIEVDGLSCPFCAYGLEKKLVQAGSKDVLIELEEGEATMSVSKDQQPTEEELQKIVKDAGFTPKEITFSSTPFKMKKDEK
- a CDS encoding NHL repeat-containing protein encodes the protein MKNKVVFILIAAFLGTIFLFSCRGKQEQKTEIGAQWKFVKSIDLNNVNPIGIVAQENFLWLSDVDNNRIVKIDLDGKIIESFDGFQRPMHIAIQKDKIYIPEYTSDSLKILEDGKVSTYKLKEKPDAIAGVSIDGKTAAVADFYNNRIILQQDDKVTVIGKEGHNDGELYYPTDIQISNDLIYVADAYNNRVQVFDLKGNYVRMIGWKEGIKVATGVKVTGSQVLVADFEGNRVLVYDLNGKLLQILTEKFNHPTDIETANDKMYVVNYKGSSISVFDK
- a CDS encoding P-loop NTPase family protein gives rise to the protein MDNPSKIIEGGVEYSLGKFDGKSVLYDFPKILIYLNAKGKLLFGKKFRIYDEDKDILLKLCSYFIKDKENCNTYGIDIDKGILLSGPVGCGKTSLMKLLRHLVPLQRPYEMIPCRNVTFSFNHLGFKTVEEYGNTKFYCFDDLGVEPSGRFYGKDLNVMGEVLLSRYELYLDTKRKVKTHATTNLNAEELEVRYGNRVRSRMRELFNLIAFDTKAGDKRK
- a CDS encoding helix-turn-helix domain-containing protein, whose protein sequence is MPTSIITTDDLREFKMELLDDIKKLLTRQASGKLKKYLKSSEVMDLLQVSPGTLQNLRINGTLPYTKVGGIIYYDTEEIQKVMDANRVHHGLNS